DNA sequence from the Caloranaerobacter sp. TR13 genome:
CAAGAAATACTCAGAGCTTCAATTTCAGATTTAGATAAAGTAGAGGGTATAGGAGAGGTAAGAGCTAGAGCTATTAAGGAAGGGTTAAGAAGAGTACAAGAACAATCACTTTTAGATAGACATATTTAGAAAGGCTAACAGCTACCGGTTATCAGCAAACAGCTGTTAGCCTTTAAATTTTATCTTAGAGTATATATACCTAAAGCGTCTAATTTTTTATATTCTTTAATTATTAAATCATAAAAGTTTAGATCTAAGGAATTACATAAAGCTGCAATGTAAAACAAATGTTTACCCAGTTCTTCTTCAATCTTTTCTCTACAAGAATCGCACATTTTACCTTCTAAATGACTACTTATAGTATTTTTTGCTTTTTCTAAACTTTCATGGCTGTATTCTTGTTTTTTAGCATTTATAGAAATACATCCACAAGAAGTTACGGATTTAATTAGAGCACGATTAATTCTTGCATTAGACTCTTCTAATTTTGTGATAATATCTAATATGCTTTTATGTCTAATTAGAACTTCTGAAACTATGTCTTGAAACTCATCACACAACAAGTCGTTTGGCATGTAATCACCTCAATTACTGTATTATCTTTAACTTAATTATACTTATAAAAATAATAGTTTGTCAATTGGTTTAATCTATAATATAAAGAAAATTCCGAAAATTAAATAAAAAATTAAACAAGAACTTAGTTGACAACTATTTCTTGCATGTGGTAAAATATTAAATTTGACAATTAAAAACGTGTATTGTATACTATAATTAGAATGTAATGTATAATTTTGGGAGGTCATGTGTAATGTTTGGTATTGGCGATAAAATAGTTTATCCCATGCATGGTGCTGGTGTTATAGAAGCGATTGAAGAAAAAGAAATTTTAGGTAAGAAAAGAAAATATTATGTGATGAAAATGCCGATGGGTGATATGAAAGTTATGGTTCCTGTAGATAATGTAGATGAAATTGGGATTAGAGAAGTAATTGGTAGTGATGAAGTTGAGCAAGTTTTAGCTGTGTTAGCTGATGATAGAACTAAAATGCCTCAAAATTGGAATAGAAGATACAGAATAAATATGGATAAGATAAAAAGTGGTAATATATATGAAATTGCTAGTGTGGTTAGAAATCTTATGTTAAGAGAAAGAGAGAAAGGATTATCTACAGGTGAAAGAAAAATGTTAAGTAATGCAAAACAAATATTAATAAGTGAAATAGTATTAGCTAAAGATATTTGTGAGGTAGAGGCTGAAGAATTAGTTGAAAAAATTGTAAAATAGCGTCTTAAAGACGCTTATTTCTATGAAAATAAATATGGAAACAATTAATGAACATGGAATTTGTTGAGAATAATTTAAATTTCTGTTGAAATGTATGTAACCAAGTTATAGAATATTCATAAATGGAGATAAATAAGAATAGGAGGTGATATGTTTATGGTCCAGAAGATTATAAGAGTAGTATTAACGATTTTTAGTATGTTTTTAGGTTATGGAATGGTTAGTTTGTTATATTCTGTTGGAATTCTTAATTTTATAGATGATAATTTAAGATTGTATATTTATATTTCAACATCATTAGTATTTGGAATTATATTTCATTTTGCTTTTCCTAAGCTTCTTTTTGCAGCAAGAAATATTGCAAATAGTGTTGAAGGTGAACTTCAGCAAGTTCCAGCAACAGATATAGTATTAGGTTCTATTGGCCTTATAGTTGGATTGATTATTGCTTATTTAAGTAGTCAGCCTTTTTTTAATTTAGGTATTCCTTATTTAGGAGTAGTAATATCAATATTATTATATCTATTATTTGGTTATCTCGGGATAATAGTTCCAACAAAGAAGAGAGAAGACTTTTTTAGTATTTTAAATGTTTTTAAAAGGACAGGTAGTAAAGATAAAGCATTTAAAGGAACTAAAGTTCAGCCTAAAATATTAGATACTAGTGTAATAA
Encoded proteins:
- a CDS encoding CarD family transcriptional regulator; amino-acid sequence: MFGIGDKIVYPMHGAGVIEAIEEKEILGKKRKYYVMKMPMGDMKVMVPVDNVDEIGIREVIGSDEVEQVLAVLADDRTKMPQNWNRRYRINMDKIKSGNIYEIASVVRNLMLREREKGLSTGERKMLSNAKQILISEIVLAKDICEVEAEELVEKIVK